In a genomic window of Gossypium arboreum isolate Shixiya-1 chromosome 9, ASM2569848v2, whole genome shotgun sequence:
- the LOC108454725 gene encoding F-box/kelch-repeat protein At3g06240-like: MNKERRIQQQSPVEAEIPLLPQEIMVEILSRLPVKSLCQFRCVSKQWLSLISDPLLAKSHLKKTVSNDSFYSQRKRVIISSHNLYSLEYESIGRNGRFDENLVALELDYPLKDKPNGLAELLDSARDGFLYCERSEGGNDEFPVMVKLNLPFCVNQRNWVDILGSCNGLVCIAPDEDTLFLFNPSTRESKRIPDPPSGFVPNGWSVYGFGYDFVNDDYKVVKVGCGTVCVYSLRTDSWRIVCSFPYVDNVSESGVLLNGTIHWMVSFEDGVDCRCVVAAFSLEEEVFSDMPAPDIVDTSFEFVVGVLNGCLCVLHSRNQMHNDFWVMTEYGVGESWTKLTLSLSYICMKPLCLAQNREALLDVDGKLLLYNLEDDSYRYLVVDGIPAGDGFEADTYLETLVSPNGFCRT, encoded by the coding sequence ATGAATAAAGAAAGAAGAATTCAGCAGCAATCACCGGTTGAAGCTGAAATCCCTCTTCTTCCCCAAGAAATCATGGTGGAAATCCTTTCAAGGTTACCCGTCAAATCGCTTTGCCAATTCAGGTGTGTCTCAAAACAATGGCTTTCTCTTATATCAGATCCCCTTTTAGCCAAATCCCACCTCAAAAAAACCGTTAGTAATGATAGTTTTTATTCTCAGAGAAAAAGAGTAATCATTTCCTCACACAATTTGTACTCTCTTGAATATGAATCAATTGGTAGAAATGGTCGTTTTGATGAGAATTTGGTAGCTTTAGAGCTTGATTATCCCTTGAAAGACAAGCCAAATGGATTAGCTGAGTTATTAGATTCTGCCAGAGATGGTTTTCTGTATTGTGAAAGAAGTGAAGGTGGTAATGATGAATTTCCAGTAATGGTGAAGTTAAATTTACCATTTTGTGTGAACCAAAGGAATTGGGTTGATATCTTAGGTTCTTGTAATGGTTTAGTTTGTATTGCCCCAGATGAAGATACCCTTTTTTTGTTCAATCCTTCCACTAGAGAATCCAAGAGAATCCCAGACCCACCTTCGGGTTTCGTTCCGAACGGTTGGAGTGTTTATGGTTTCGGTTACGATTTTGTTAATGATGATTATAAGGTAGTGAAAGTAGGTTGTGGAACTGTTTGTGTTTACTCATTGAGAACTGATTCTTGGAGGATTGTTTGTAGTTTTCCATATGTGGATAATGTGTCTGAATCCGGAGTGCTTCTTAATGGGACTATTCACTGGATGGTTAGTTTCGAAGATGGGGTGGATTGTAGGTGTGTGGTTGCTGCTTTTAGTTTGGAAGAAGAGGTGTTTTCAGATATGCCGGCACCTGACATTGTCGATACTAGCTTTGAGTTCGTGGTTGGGGTTCTTAATGGTTGCCTGTGTGTGCTCCATAGCCGCAATCAGATGCACAATGATTTTTGGGTGATGACTGAGTATGGTGTGGGTGAATCATGGACTAAACTAACCCTCAGTCTCTCATACATATGTATGAAGCCATTGTGTTTGGCGCAGAACAGAGAAGCCCTGCTGGATGTTGATGGAAAACTGTTGCTGTACAACTTGGAAGACGATAGTTATAGGTACCTAGTGGTTGATGGCATTCCGGCAGGGGATGGTTTTGAAGCTGATACCTACTTGGAGACCCTCGTTTCACCCAATGGCTTCTGTCGGACTTGA
- the LOC108456520 gene encoding uncharacterized protein LOC108456520, whose translation MLAMNKRFSSVSLVTIVLVLIAVQVNGFFPFDYESEFAQNFDESSLLSESQVYEPQSHYFHKVNPEETSLLSQSDLPHYSFETQNFESTNLPFETQQFPFEINPNHRIKSPAPSPLEVSSPAPSPVEVPSPALSPVEAPHPPKPNPDNTCKLKCSTKCLKQDIPILHNLCNKVCKLRCLYHYADLIYTCTDRCAESMPNNFKSDKKKEAAYVKYCYKKCIKNF comes from the exons ATGTTAGCAATGAATAAGAGATTTTCAAGTGTGAGTTTAGTCACTATTGTGCTTGTTCTTATTGCAGTTCAAGTCAATGGTTTCTTCCCCTTTGATTACGAATCTGAATTTGCTCAAAATTTCGATGAAAGTTCATTGCTTTCAGAATCTCAAGTTTATGAGCCCCAATCCCATTACTTTCACAAGGTAAATCCTGAAGAAACATCTTTGCTTTCTCAATCTGATCTTCCTCATTATTCATTCGAAACTCAAAATTTTGAATCCACCAATCTACCTTTCGAAACTCAACAATTCCCTTTTGAAATAAATCCAAACCATAGAATCAAATCACCGGCACCATCACCACTAGAAGTGTCGTCACCAGCACCGTCACCCGTAGAAGTGCCATCACCTGCACTGTCGCCTGTAGAAGCTCCACATCCTCCAAAACCGAATCCAGACAACacttgtaaattgaagtgttcgACGAAATGTCTAAAACAAGATATTCCAATTCTTCACAACTTATGCAACAAAGTTTGCAAGTTAAGATGCTTATACCATTATGCAGATCTCATCTACACTTGTACCGATCGTTGTGCAGAATCCATGCCCAATAACTTCAAATCTG ATAAGAAGAAAGAAGCTGCATATGTGAAATACTGCTACAAAAAGTGCATCAAGAATTTctaa
- the LOC108455323 gene encoding uncharacterized protein LOC108455323, whose translation METMNKRFSRVSLVAVLLVLIAIQVNGLFPFDYESEFAQNSLDFQNFPSNSNENSLFSESQVYEPQSQYFHQVNPEEISLLSQSELPHDSFQTQNFESTNLPFETQQFPFEINANHRIKSPSPSPVPSPVQVSSPAPSPVEVPSPAPSPVEAPHPPKPNPDNICKLKCSTKCLKQEIPILHNLCCRVCKLRCLYHYADLIYTCTNRCVESMPNTFKSDEKKEAAYVKYCYKNAPRISRLFLFNIFILFIMLENLFIIK comes from the exons ATGGAAACTATGAACAAGAGATTTTCGAGGGTGAGTTTAGTCGCTGTTTTGCTTGTTCTTATCGCAATTCAAGTCAATGGTTTATTCCCTTTCGATTACGAATCTGAATTTGCTCAAAATTCTTTAgatttccaaaattttccatcaaATTCCAATGAAAATTCATTGTTTTCAGAATCCCAAGTTTATGAGCCCCAATCCCAATACTTTCACCAGGTAAATCCTGAAGAAATATCTTTGCTTTCACAATCTGAACTTCCTCATGATTcatttcaaactcaaaatttTGAATCCACCAATCTACCTTTCGAAACTCAACAATTTCCTTTTGAAATAAATGCAAACCATAGAATCAAATCACCATCTCCATCACCGGTACCATCACCTGTCCAAGTGTCATCACCAGCACCGTCACCTGTAGAAGTGCCCTCACCTGCACCATCGCCTGTAGAAGCTCCACATCCTCCAAAACCGAATCCAGACAACatttgtaaattgaagtgttcgACGAAATGCCTAAAACAAGAAATTCCAATTCTTCACAACTTATGCTGCAGAGTCTGCAAGTTAAGATGCTTATACCATTATGCGGATCTCATCTACACTTGTACTAATCGTTGTGTAGAATCCATGCCCAATACCTTCAAATCTG ATGAGAAGAAAGAAGCTGCATATGTGAAATACTGCTACAAAAATGCACCAAGAATTTCTAGGCTTTttctatttaatatttttattttatttataatgttagaaaatttgttcattattaaataa